A single genomic interval of Halobacillus halophilus DSM 2266 harbors:
- a CDS encoding chromate transporter: MQQWNLFIAFFRVGMLGYGGGPASIPLVHKEVVEKYEWLTDDEFGDVLALGNSLPGPIATKMAGYIGYRVSGIIGMLNAVLATIIPTIVIMIVLITSLNSFRDQAWVNGMTRAVVPVVGVMLAKLTYDFLKKAQGNLGWIVSLSLAVVSLLLIEWIGLHPGLLIFALLLYALLKPVKAKDKPNHKSQEQSS; this comes from the coding sequence ATGCAGCAATGGAATCTCTTTATAGCCTTTTTTCGTGTGGGAATGCTCGGTTATGGAGGAGGTCCTGCTTCCATTCCGCTGGTCCATAAGGAAGTGGTTGAAAAATATGAATGGCTCACGGACGATGAATTTGGCGATGTCCTGGCTTTAGGTAACTCGCTGCCAGGTCCCATTGCTACAAAAATGGCAGGGTACATAGGTTATCGAGTTTCAGGAATCATAGGGATGTTGAATGCTGTATTAGCAACCATTATACCTACAATTGTCATCATGATTGTGCTGATTACTTCCTTAAACAGTTTTCGCGACCAGGCCTGGGTCAATGGGATGACACGAGCCGTGGTTCCGGTGGTAGGAGTTATGCTTGCCAAGCTGACTTATGATTTTCTAAAAAAAGCTCAAGGGAATCTGGGGTGGATCGTCTCGCTATCTCTTGCGGTTGTCTCTCTCTTACTGATTGAGTGGATCGGCTTGCATCCTGGTCTCCTTATCTTTGCGCTGTTACTATATGCTTTGCTTAAACCTGTAAAAGCTAAAGATAAACCAAATCATAAAAGTCAGGAGCAGTCATCATGA
- a CDS encoding chromate transporter, with translation MIFWKLFVAFFIPGIIGYGGGPASIPLVENEVVGRFGWMSVTEFSEMLAMANALPGPIATKMAGFIGYQQAGVLGAVVGVFATVTPSLILMIVLLSVLYKFKDSPRVKRMTNLIRPAIAVLLGIMAYQFFWNSYEAAGFLQTVILIIASFLLLEKVKLHPAFVILGSLIYGALFLG, from the coding sequence ATGATTTTTTGGAAACTATTTGTTGCTTTTTTTATACCTGGAATTATTGGTTATGGGGGAGGTCCTGCTTCAATCCCTTTGGTAGAAAATGAGGTTGTGGGACGATTTGGATGGATGAGTGTGACGGAATTCAGCGAAATGCTTGCTATGGCAAATGCGCTGCCAGGGCCGATTGCTACAAAAATGGCCGGTTTTATCGGCTATCAGCAGGCAGGGGTTCTGGGTGCAGTGGTCGGTGTCTTTGCCACAGTTACTCCATCGCTTATTTTAATGATTGTCCTGCTTAGCGTTCTATATAAATTTAAGGATTCGCCAAGGGTCAAACGGATGACCAATTTAATCCGCCCGGCGATTGCTGTGCTTCTTGGAATTATGGCGTACCAGTTTTTTTGGAATTCCTATGAAGCCGCAGGGTTCCTGCAAACAGTAATCCTGATCATCGCCAGTTTCTTGTTACTTGAAAAAGTAAAACTGCACCCCGCCTTTGTAATCCTTGGATCGCTCATATACGGCGCCTTGTTCTTAGGTTGA
- a CDS encoding AIM24 family protein yields MSKYSIEQFIRETKQDDAENDYFELETPRILEVNLTEQVWAKAGSMISYNGQIKFEREGFLEHGVGRFVKKAMSGEGSSLMKATGRGSLYLADQGKKITILELDNEEITVNGNDLLAFEPGVDWDIQLMKKVAGMMSGGLFNVKLKGRGKVAITSHYEPLTIMVRPGQPVITDPNATVAWSGHLQPEFRTDISFKTLIGRGSGESIQMEFKGDGFVIVQPFEEINTSGERGK; encoded by the coding sequence ATGAGCAAATATTCTATTGAACAATTTATAAGAGAAACAAAGCAGGACGACGCTGAGAATGATTACTTCGAGCTGGAAACCCCACGGATCCTGGAAGTGAACCTGACCGAACAGGTGTGGGCTAAAGCTGGATCCATGATCTCGTATAACGGGCAGATCAAATTTGAAAGAGAAGGATTCCTTGAGCACGGTGTAGGTCGTTTCGTGAAAAAGGCCATGAGTGGAGAAGGAAGCTCTCTGATGAAAGCTACCGGACGCGGCAGCCTTTACTTAGCTGATCAAGGCAAAAAAATTACTATTCTGGAACTGGATAACGAAGAAATTACAGTGAATGGCAATGATCTTCTCGCCTTTGAGCCAGGCGTAGACTGGGATATTCAACTGATGAAAAAAGTTGCCGGAATGATGTCGGGCGGCTTATTCAACGTTAAACTGAAGGGAAGAGGTAAAGTAGCGATCACGTCTCATTACGAACCGCTTACCATTATGGTGCGCCCGGGGCAGCCAGTAATTACCGATCCAAATGCTACGGTCGCCTGGTCGGGTCATTTGCAGCCTGAGTTTCGTACAGATATAAGCTTTAAAACTCTCATTGGACGGGGAAGTGGAGAATCGATCCAAATGGAATTCAAAGGCGACGGCTTTGTCATCGTCCAGCCGTTTGAAGAGATTAATACTTCAGGCGAGCGCGGCAAATAA
- the msrA gene encoding peptide-methionine (S)-S-oxide reductase MsrA gives MAKAIFGAGCFWGVEAFFEKFEGITSTRVGYIGGNLDNPSYEQVKTGKTGHAEAVKVEYDPTVITYSELVNIFFETHDPTSKNRQGADIGHQYRSAIFYNDASQKYIAEEKIKEWDEKGTFKRPIVTEVVKTTTFYEAEEHHQKYLQKNGSVACGIG, from the coding sequence ATGGCGAAGGCAATTTTTGGAGCAGGGTGTTTCTGGGGAGTAGAAGCATTCTTTGAAAAATTTGAAGGCATTACATCTACACGAGTAGGTTATATTGGCGGGAATCTGGATAATCCATCTTATGAACAGGTGAAAACGGGTAAAACAGGTCACGCAGAAGCTGTGAAAGTAGAGTATGACCCGACTGTCATTACTTATTCTGAACTGGTAAATATCTTTTTTGAAACGCACGATCCAACTTCAAAAAATCGTCAAGGTGCCGATATTGGCCACCAATACCGCTCGGCGATTTTTTACAATGATGCAAGTCAAAAATATATTGCTGAAGAAAAAATTAAAGAGTGGGATGAAAAAGGCACATTCAAGCGCCCGATTGTAACAGAGGTTGTTAAGACCACCACTTTCTATGAAGCGGAAGAGCATCATCAGAAATATTTGCAGAAGAACGGTTCCGTAGCATGTGGAATCGGTTAA